The DNA region CACGGCGCCGACGAGGATGACCGCATAGGCGAGGCCGCCGGGAACGCCGCCGAAGAGCTTGCCGGTGCCTTCGAGCAGATCCTCGGCAAGGCCGCAGCGTTCTAATATCGCCCCCATGAAGGTGAAGAAGGGAATGGCGAGCAACAGGTCGTTGGAGACGATGCCGAAAAAGCGCAGCGGCAGCGCTTGCAGAAAGGCTTCGCTGAAATGACCGGTGACGATGCCGATGATGCCGAAGAACAGGCCGACGGCGGCGAGTGAAAAGGCGACCGGAAAGCCATAGAGCATGAAGATGACCATGCCCAGGAACATGGCCGGCGGAATGATGCCGAAATCAAACAAATCCGTTCCTCCCGGGAGCGCTACTGCAGCGGCTTTTCGTATTTGGTGTCGATGCTGATGTGGCCGGTCAGCGCCGCGATCCGTTTGATCAGCTCGGAAACGCCCTGGAGGGAAAGCAGCGCGAAGCCGGCGACAAGGATCAGCTTGACGGGCCAGCGGATCAGCCCACCGGCATTGCCCGATATTTCTCCCTGCCGATAGGAAAGCGCGAAGAAGGGCCAGCAGAGCCAGGTGAGGAACACGCAGACGGGAATGAGGAACAGGATGAGGCCGACGATGTCGATCCAGATCTTCGCCTTGTCGGACACTGCGCCATAAATCAGGTCAACACGAACGTGCTCATTGTTGCGCAGCGCATGCGAGGCGCCGAGCATGACGACGAAGGCGAAGAGGTACCACTGGATCTCAAGCCAACCGTTCGAACTGTAGTTGAAGGTGTAGCGGACGATGGCATTACCGGCGCTGATGAGA from Rhizobium sp. NLR16a includes:
- a CDS encoding TRAP transporter small permease subunit, yielding MSRLLAASRLIDSVSRIMGKLSEYMVLFCCLISAGNAIVRYTFNYSSNGWLEIQWYLFAFVVMLGASHALRNNEHVRVDLIYGAVSDKAKIWIDIVGLILFLIPVCVFLTWLCWPFFALSYRQGEISGNAGGLIRWPVKLILVAGFALLSLQGVSELIKRIAALTGHISIDTKYEKPLQ